Proteins encoded by one window of Acuticoccus sp. MNP-M23:
- the mraY gene encoding phospho-N-acetylmuramoyl-pentapeptide-transferase, with amino-acid sequence MFELLSRLAGEFAPLNVFRYITFRTGAALMTSLFVTFMLGPWIIRMLRVRQGKGQPIREDGPASHLLTKRGTPTMGGLMILFGMLVSTLLWADLTNLYVWLILYVTLGFGAIGFYDDYLKVRRATHGGFSGRMRLLLEAVIAVSATIGFMQLESAGLSSRLAVPFFKDILINLGYFFPVFAMIVIVGAGNSVNLTDGLDGLAIVPVMIAAGSFGFIAYLSGNAVFADYLQIQNVAGTGEIAVICGAVIGAGLGFLWFNAPPAAIFMGDTGSLALGGMIGAIAVATKHEMVLAIIGGLFVVEAVSVIIQVCSYKLFGKRVFRMAPIHHHFEQLGWTEPQVVIRFWIIAFVLALIGLSTLKLR; translated from the coding sequence ATGTTTGAGCTTCTGTCGCGGCTTGCGGGCGAATTCGCCCCGCTCAACGTCTTCCGCTACATCACGTTCCGCACCGGCGCAGCGCTGATGACGAGCCTCTTCGTCACCTTCATGTTGGGTCCGTGGATCATCCGCATGCTGCGCGTGCGGCAGGGCAAGGGCCAGCCGATCCGTGAGGACGGGCCGGCAAGCCACCTTCTCACCAAGCGCGGGACGCCCACCATGGGCGGCCTGATGATCCTGTTCGGAATGCTGGTGTCGACGCTCCTGTGGGCCGACCTCACCAACCTGTACGTCTGGCTCATCCTCTACGTTACGCTCGGCTTCGGGGCGATCGGCTTCTACGACGATTACCTCAAGGTCCGCCGTGCGACCCATGGCGGGTTCTCCGGGCGGATGCGGCTCCTGCTGGAGGCGGTGATTGCGGTCAGCGCCACCATCGGGTTCATGCAGCTGGAGTCGGCGGGTCTGTCGTCGCGGCTGGCGGTGCCCTTCTTCAAGGACATCCTGATCAACCTTGGCTACTTCTTCCCCGTGTTCGCGATGATCGTGATTGTCGGCGCAGGCAATTCGGTGAACCTGACCGACGGTCTCGACGGCCTCGCCATCGTCCCGGTGATGATTGCGGCCGGCTCCTTCGGCTTCATCGCCTACCTTTCCGGCAACGCGGTGTTCGCCGACTACCTGCAGATCCAGAATGTGGCGGGCACCGGCGAGATTGCCGTGATCTGCGGCGCGGTGATCGGTGCCGGCCTCGGCTTCCTGTGGTTCAACGCGCCGCCTGCCGCAATCTTCATGGGCGATACCGGCTCGCTCGCGCTGGGCGGGATGATCGGCGCCATTGCGGTTGCGACCAAGCACGAGATGGTGCTCGCCATCATCGGGGGCCTCTTTGTGGTGGAGGCGGTGTCGGTCATCATCCAGGTCTGCTCGTACAAGCTCTTCGGCAAGCGCGTGTTCCGCATGGCGCCGATCCACCACCACTTCGAGCAGCTGGGCTGGACCGAGCCGCAGGTGGTGATCCGCTTCTGGATCATCGCCTTCGTGCTGGCGCTGATCGGCTTGTCCACGTTGAAACTCCGGTGA
- the murF gene encoding UDP-N-acetylmuramoyl-tripeptide--D-alanyl-D-alanine ligase has translation MNKIWTLKTLSHAAGGRLEGAPEDTPVSGISIDTRTLGPGDAYFAIKGVRMDGHQFVPAALAAGASAAVVSHGEADRAIHVDDVLAALERVGIAARGRLGAETPVVAVTGSVGKTGTKEMLRLAFGPGTHAAAASYNNHWGVPLTLSRMPADASAGIFEIGMNHAGEITPLTRMVRPHIAIITTVQPVHLEFFDSVDGIADAKAEIFEGLDEGGTAIVPADIAQTGRLVAAAREKAARVVTFGAPDADVALVAYDPQSGAADAQAFGTRVRYTIRGGAHIARNSLAVLAALHAAGRPFDAIDALSGWSAQKGRGRRVMLDVAGGQATLLDEAYNANPASMGAAIVSLGATPATRRIAVLGDMLELGATAPDLHRGLVPLLVDAGVRIVHTVGTMTSHLTDSLPFEMRGLHCEDAAAMAEALPPLEPGDALLVKGSNAVGLGRVVEAVETRTGQER, from the coding sequence ATGAACAAGATCTGGACTCTCAAAACACTCAGCCATGCCGCCGGCGGCCGCCTCGAAGGCGCGCCGGAAGACACCCCCGTGTCCGGCATCTCCATCGACACCCGTACCCTTGGCCCCGGCGATGCGTATTTCGCGATAAAGGGCGTGCGGATGGATGGCCATCAATTCGTGCCGGCGGCTCTGGCGGCCGGTGCATCCGCCGCCGTCGTCTCGCACGGGGAGGCCGACCGTGCCATCCACGTTGACGATGTGCTGGCTGCGCTGGAGCGCGTCGGGATTGCCGCGCGGGGGCGGCTTGGCGCGGAGACCCCCGTGGTTGCCGTGACCGGCTCCGTCGGCAAGACCGGCACCAAGGAAATGCTGCGGCTGGCGTTCGGCCCCGGCACCCACGCCGCTGCGGCCTCCTACAACAACCACTGGGGCGTGCCGCTCACCCTGTCGCGCATGCCCGCAGACGCATCGGCCGGCATCTTCGAGATCGGCATGAACCATGCTGGCGAAATCACGCCGCTGACGCGGATGGTGCGCCCCCACATTGCAATCATCACCACCGTGCAGCCGGTGCATCTGGAATTCTTCGACAGTGTCGACGGCATTGCCGACGCCAAGGCCGAGATCTTCGAGGGGCTGGATGAAGGCGGAACGGCCATCGTCCCGGCCGACATTGCGCAGACCGGGCGCCTCGTTGCCGCTGCCCGCGAAAAGGCCGCGCGCGTGGTCACGTTTGGCGCGCCGGATGCTGACGTTGCGCTTGTCGCCTACGATCCGCAGTCCGGCGCTGCCGATGCGCAAGCGTTCGGAACGCGGGTGCGCTACACCATCCGCGGCGGCGCCCACATTGCGCGCAACAGCCTTGCCGTGCTGGCAGCACTTCACGCCGCAGGCCGCCCGTTTGATGCCATCGACGCACTGTCCGGCTGGTCGGCGCAGAAAGGCCGAGGGCGCCGCGTGATGCTTGATGTGGCCGGCGGGCAAGCCACCCTCCTGGACGAAGCCTACAACGCCAATCCGGCATCCATGGGCGCCGCCATCGTATCGCTGGGTGCAACACCCGCGACAAGGCGGATCGCCGTTCTGGGCGACATGCTCGAGCTTGGCGCCACCGCACCCGATCTTCACCGTGGACTGGTGCCTCTGCTCGTCGATGCGGGGGTCCGAATCGTCCATACCGTAGGGACGATGACGAGCCACCTGACCGACAGTCTGCCGTTCGAGATGCGTGGCCTCCATTGCGAGGATGCCGCTGCCATGGCCGAAGCCCTGCCACCTCTCGAACCGGGCGATGCGTTGCTCGTCAAAGGGTCCAACGCGGTCGGTCTTGGCCGTGTGGTCGAGGCGGTCGAAACCCGCACCGGACAGGAGCGCTGA